A genomic region of Stenotrophomonas sp. NA06056 contains the following coding sequences:
- the alr gene encoding alanine racemase → MRPARALIDLGALRSNYRLARELGGGKALAIIKADAYGHGAVRCAQALEGEADGFGVATIEEALELRQAGIRAPILLLEGIFEPSEMALVAEHDLWFSVGSPWQLDALAAFDSPRPLTVWLKLDSGMHRLGLDVAGFRAAHARLSALPQVARIVLMTHLARADELDSERTHEQAATFVEAIAGLEGETSICNSPALLGWPDVRSDWVRPGLMLYGANPLPDNSELTARLRPVMTMQSKVIAERWIEAGEPVGYGARFVAKARTRVGVVALGYADGYPQFAPNGTPLLIDGQPGGLIGRVSMDMLTVDLTAHAQAGVGSVVELWGTAPTLSELAPRCGVSAYQLPCGVKRVARVYQD, encoded by the coding sequence ATGCGTCCTGCCCGCGCGTTGATCGACCTGGGCGCACTGCGCAGCAACTATCGTCTGGCCCGTGAACTGGGTGGTGGCAAGGCGCTGGCGATCATCAAGGCCGATGCTTACGGCCACGGTGCGGTGCGCTGCGCGCAGGCGCTGGAAGGCGAGGCCGACGGCTTTGGCGTGGCCACGATCGAAGAGGCACTGGAACTTCGCCAGGCCGGCATCCGTGCACCGATCCTGCTGCTGGAAGGCATTTTCGAACCCAGCGAGATGGCGCTGGTGGCCGAGCATGACCTGTGGTTCTCGGTGGGTTCGCCGTGGCAGCTGGACGCGCTGGCCGCGTTCGACAGCCCGCGTCCGCTGACGGTGTGGCTGAAGCTGGACAGCGGCATGCACAGGCTGGGCCTGGACGTTGCCGGGTTCCGCGCCGCGCACGCACGTTTGTCCGCACTGCCGCAGGTGGCGCGGATCGTACTGATGACCCACCTGGCACGCGCTGATGAGCTGGACAGCGAGCGCACCCATGAACAGGCCGCCACCTTCGTCGAGGCCATTGCAGGTCTGGAAGGCGAGACCAGTATCTGCAATTCGCCGGCGCTGCTGGGTTGGCCCGACGTACGCAGTGACTGGGTGCGCCCGGGGCTGATGCTGTACGGCGCCAATCCGCTGCCGGACAACAGCGAACTCACCGCGCGCCTGCGCCCGGTGATGACGATGCAGTCCAAGGTGATCGCCGAGCGTTGGATCGAGGCCGGTGAGCCGGTCGGCTACGGAGCGCGCTTCGTGGCCAAGGCACGCACGCGCGTGGGCGTGGTCGCACTGGGCTATGCCGATGGCTATCCGCAGTTCGCGCCCAATGGCACCCCGCTGCTGATCGATGGCCAGCCCGGTGGGCTGATCGGCCGCGTGTCGATGGACATGCTGACCGTGGACCTGACCGCGCATGCGCAGGCGGGCGTCGGCAGCGTTGTGGAACTGTGGGGAACTGCGCCGACGCTGTCCGAGCTGGCGCCGCGCTGCGGTGTCAGTGCCTACCAGCTGCCGTGCGGCGTCAAGCGCGTGGCACGCGTCTACCAGGATTGA
- a CDS encoding D-amino acid dehydrogenase, whose protein sequence is MRVLVLGSGVIGTTSAWYLRQAGFEVTVVDRQPGPALETSFANAGQLSFGYTSPWAAPGVPKKAIGWLFEKHAPLAIKPGMDLAQYRWLWQMLRNCTHERYAINKARMVRMSEYSRDCLNELRAQIGIDFEGRDLGTTQLFRTQQQLDASAQDIEILAQYGVPYEVLDRAGIIKAEPALAHVDGLVGALRLPRDQTGDCQLFTRRLAQMAAEAGVEFRYDQDITGVEFDGDRITGVRIGGKLETADRFVVALGSYSPGLVAPLGMRLPVYPLKGYSLTLPITDPAMAPTSTILDESYKVAVTRFDNRIRVGGMAEVAGFDLSLSPRRRETLELVVRDLYPKGGDLAKAEFWTGLRPATPDGTPVIGATPFRNLFLNTGHGTLGWTMACGSGRYLADLMSARQPQISTEGLDIFRYGQYRHAPQHESRTCVLPAR, encoded by the coding sequence ATGCGAGTCCTAGTTCTCGGCAGCGGCGTGATCGGCACCACCAGTGCCTGGTACCTGCGACAGGCCGGGTTTGAAGTCACGGTCGTCGACCGCCAGCCCGGTCCCGCGCTGGAAACCAGCTTCGCCAATGCCGGTCAGCTGTCCTTCGGTTACACCTCGCCGTGGGCCGCCCCGGGCGTGCCGAAGAAGGCGATCGGCTGGCTGTTCGAAAAGCACGCGCCGCTGGCGATCAAGCCGGGCATGGACCTGGCCCAGTACCGTTGGCTGTGGCAGATGCTGCGCAACTGCACCCACGAGCGCTACGCGATCAACAAGGCGCGCATGGTGCGCATGTCCGAGTACAGCCGCGACTGCCTGAACGAGCTGCGTGCGCAGATCGGCATCGATTTCGAAGGGCGCGACCTGGGCACCACCCAGCTGTTCCGCACCCAGCAGCAGCTGGACGCATCGGCGCAGGACATCGAGATCCTGGCCCAGTACGGCGTGCCGTACGAAGTGCTGGATCGCGCCGGCATCATCAAGGCCGAGCCCGCGCTGGCCCACGTCGATGGCCTGGTGGGCGCACTGCGCCTGCCGCGCGACCAGACCGGCGACTGCCAGCTGTTCACCCGCCGCCTGGCGCAGATGGCGGCCGAAGCGGGTGTCGAGTTCCGTTACGACCAGGACATCACCGGCGTGGAATTCGACGGTGACCGCATCACCGGCGTGCGCATCGGCGGCAAACTGGAAACCGCAGACCGCTTCGTGGTCGCACTGGGCAGCTATTCGCCGGGACTGGTTGCGCCGCTGGGCATGCGCCTGCCGGTGTATCCGCTGAAGGGCTACTCGCTGACCCTGCCGATCACCGACCCGGCGATGGCGCCCACCTCGACCATCCTCGACGAAAGCTACAAGGTTGCGGTGACCCGCTTTGACAACCGCATCCGCGTCGGCGGCATGGCCGAAGTGGCTGGCTTCGACCTGTCGTTGTCGCCGCGCCGGCGCGAGACGCTGGAGCTGGTGGTGCGCGATCTGTACCCGAAAGGCGGTGACCTGGCCAAGGCCGAGTTCTGGACCGGCCTGCGCCCGGCCACGCCCGACGGTACGCCGGTGATCGGCGCCACGCCGTTCCGCAACCTGTTCCTCAACACCGGCCACGGCACGCTGGGCTGGACCATGGCCTGCGGCTCGGGCCGCTACCTGGCCGACCTGATGAGCGCGCGCCAGCCGCAGATCAGCACCGAAGGCCTGGATATCTTCCGCTACGGCCAGTACCGCCACGCCCCGCAACATGAGAGCCGCACATGCGTCCTGCCCGCGCGTTGA
- a CDS encoding winged helix-turn-helix transcriptional regulator, with translation MTTRPRELDKIDRKILRILQGEGRISFTELGERVGLSTTPCTERVRRLEREGVITGYHAHLDPSALKASLLVFVEISLAYKSGDIFEEFRRAALKLPNVLECHLVSGDFDYLLKARISEMASYRKLLGSTLLTLPHVRESKSYIVMEEVKETWTLPIPD, from the coding sequence ATGACCACCCGCCCCCGCGAACTGGACAAGATCGACCGCAAGATCCTGCGCATCCTGCAGGGCGAAGGCCGCATTTCCTTCACCGAGCTGGGCGAACGGGTTGGTCTGTCGACCACGCCGTGCACCGAACGCGTGCGCCGGCTGGAGCGCGAAGGCGTCATCACCGGCTATCACGCTCATCTGGACCCTTCAGCGCTGAAGGCCAGTCTGCTGGTGTTCGTGGAGATCAGCCTGGCCTACAAGTCCGGTGACATCTTCGAGGAGTTCCGGCGGGCGGCACTGAAGCTGCCCAACGTACTGGAATGCCATCTGGTGTCGGGCGATTTCGATTACCTGTTGAAGGCACGCATCAGCGAGATGGCTTCGTATCGCAAGCTGCTTGGCAGCACCCTGCTGACCCTGCCGCATGTGCGTGAATCGAAGAGCTACATCGTGATGGAGGAGGTCAAGGAGACCTGGACACTGCCGATTCCCGATTGA
- a CDS encoding lana protein, giving the protein MSNQQNRHPGKEQQGKAPQEQQRQQQQQQQQPNEQQKKHPQQGSMKNPQQR; this is encoded by the coding sequence ATGAGCAACCAGCAGAACCGTCATCCCGGCAAGGAACAGCAGGGCAAAGCACCGCAGGAACAGCAGCGCCAGCAGCAGCAACAGCAACAGCAGCCGAACGAGCAGCAGAAGAAGCACCCGCAACAGGGCTCCATGAAGAACCCGCAGCAGCGCTGA
- a CDS encoding classical arabinogalactan protein 4 yields MKPRLVLLLSALLPLLAQAQVPTGNPTATRSSATVAPPPVAPPPQAARPQPQVLPSPQPAQPIRSTGPAQVTPTPAPALPDKVYDRNGRIVPGVKPVGPNRVFDSRTGRYYDSVPTGDGQQIKR; encoded by the coding sequence ATGAAACCCCGCCTTGTCCTGCTGTTGTCGGCCCTGCTGCCTCTGCTCGCCCAGGCGCAGGTGCCCACCGGCAATCCAACCGCCACCCGCAGCAGCGCGACGGTGGCGCCACCGCCCGTGGCACCGCCACCGCAGGCGGCGCGCCCGCAGCCGCAAGTGTTGCCCTCGCCGCAGCCGGCACAGCCGATCCGCTCGACCGGCCCCGCCCAGGTGACCCCCACGCCCGCACCGGCGTTGCCGGACAAGGTCTACGACCGCAATGGCCGCATCGTGCCCGGCGTCAAACCGGTCGGCCCGAACCGCGTGTTCGACTCGCGCACCGGCCGTTACTACGACAGCGTACCCACCGGCGACGGCCAGCAGATCAAGCGCTGA
- the msrB gene encoding peptide-methionine (R)-S-oxide reductase MsrB translates to MSAFDLTPPTATQTEALVAGLSAEERRVLLQHGTEAPFCGVFLDNKREGVYCCRLCALPLFRSSTKFDSGTGWPSFFAPFDPAHVREIRDTSHGMVRTEITCARCGSHLGHVFPDGPPPTYERHCLNSVSLSFTGNGEPWPDPLQRGGAEAGVAG, encoded by the coding sequence ATGAGCGCTTTCGATCTGACGCCCCCCACCGCCACGCAGACCGAAGCCCTGGTCGCCGGGCTGAGCGCCGAGGAGCGCCGCGTGCTGCTGCAGCACGGCACCGAGGCGCCCTTCTGCGGGGTGTTCCTCGACAACAAGCGCGAAGGCGTCTACTGCTGCCGGCTGTGCGCGCTGCCGCTGTTCCGCTCCAGCACCAAGTTCGATTCGGGCACCGGCTGGCCCAGTTTCTTCGCCCCGTTCGATCCGGCGCATGTGCGCGAGATCCGCGACACCAGTCATGGCATGGTCCGCACCGAGATCACCTGTGCCCGCTGCGGCAGCCACCTGGGCCACGTCTTCCCGGACGGCCCGCCGCCTACCTACGAGCGCCACTGCCTGAACTCGGTCTCACTTTCGTTCACCGGCAACGGCGAGCCGTGGCCCGATCCGCTGCAGCGTGGCGGCGCGGAAGCCGGCGTGGCGGGCTGA
- the motA gene encoding flagellar motor stator protein MotA — MLIIVGFLVVIISVLGGYLGAHGRLGALWQPYELVIIGGAALGAFLVGTPAKTVKQTLQAMVGVFKGPRYKQQDYIDVLSLVYELLNKARREGFMALEDHVERPAESALFGNYPKVQADHHLIDFITDCLRLMIGSNIEPHELEPLLELELEKHHAEAMAPSQVLTKVADGLPGFGIVAAVLGIVITMGSIGGDIVEVGGHVAGALVGTFLGILLGYGFVGPMASAMEARAEQDSRIYESVKTALLACLRGYNPKIALEFARKTLPSNVRPAFSDFEQHLKTVK; from the coding sequence ATGCTCATCATCGTTGGATTCCTGGTCGTCATCATCAGCGTGCTGGGCGGCTACCTCGGCGCACACGGCCGCCTTGGGGCGCTGTGGCAGCCTTACGAACTGGTCATCATCGGCGGTGCCGCACTGGGTGCGTTCCTGGTCGGCACCCCGGCCAAGACGGTCAAGCAGACGCTGCAGGCGATGGTCGGCGTGTTCAAGGGCCCGCGCTACAAGCAGCAGGACTACATCGATGTCCTCAGCCTGGTGTACGAACTGCTCAACAAAGCCCGCCGCGAAGGCTTCATGGCGCTGGAAGACCACGTCGAGCGCCCGGCCGAAAGCGCACTGTTCGGCAACTACCCGAAGGTGCAGGCCGACCACCACCTGATCGACTTCATCACCGACTGCCTGCGCCTGATGATCGGCAGCAACATCGAGCCGCACGAGCTGGAACCGCTGCTGGAGCTGGAGCTGGAGAAGCACCACGCCGAAGCCATGGCACCGTCGCAGGTACTGACCAAGGTCGCCGACGGCCTGCCCGGTTTCGGCATCGTCGCGGCGGTGCTGGGCATCGTCATCACCATGGGCTCGATCGGCGGTGACATCGTCGAAGTGGGTGGCCACGTGGCCGGCGCGCTGGTCGGTACCTTCCTCGGCATCCTGCTGGGCTATGGCTTCGTCGGCCCGATGGCCTCGGCGATGGAAGCCCGTGCCGAGCAGGACAGCCGCATCTACGAGTCGGTGAAGACCGCCCTGCTGGCCTGCCTGCGCGGCTACAACCCGAAGATCGCGCTGGAGTTCGCCCGCAAGACGCTGCCGTCGAACGTGCGCCCGGCGTTCTCCGACTTCGAGCAGCACCTGAAGACGGTCAAGTAA
- the motB gene encoding flagellar motor protein MotB, with the protein MAETKPTVIVRRVKKAGHAAHHGGSWKVAYADFVTAMMAFFLVLWLMASTSKPERAAISEYFRNPSPLVGSSATPAPGMAGPGGASTSMIKLGGATDVSRGNSNDPFQNQQKSIPQPVDEQQRDKQQLEALMKELQEAISRSQALEPFKDQLLLDLTPEGLRIQIVDKQNRPMFDLGSATLKPYTQQILHELAEYLNHVPNRISLTGHTDITAYSAARGYGNWELSADRANAARRALIDGGMDDSKITRVVGLSSSVLFDKADPQNPINRRISIVVMTKAAEEAALAGAGPQVGLSATTVDPDVQAAQAPAK; encoded by the coding sequence ATGGCCGAGACCAAGCCCACCGTCATCGTCCGCCGGGTCAAGAAGGCCGGCCACGCCGCCCACCACGGCGGCTCGTGGAAGGTGGCCTATGCCGACTTCGTGACCGCGATGATGGCCTTCTTCCTGGTGCTGTGGCTGATGGCCAGCACCAGCAAGCCCGAGCGCGCGGCCATTTCCGAGTACTTCCGCAACCCCAGCCCGCTGGTTGGCTCCAGCGCGACACCAGCGCCGGGCATGGCCGGACCGGGCGGTGCCAGCACCTCGATGATCAAGCTGGGCGGTGCCACCGATGTCTCGCGTGGCAACAGCAACGATCCCTTCCAGAACCAGCAGAAGTCGATTCCGCAACCAGTGGACGAACAGCAGCGCGACAAGCAGCAGCTGGAAGCGCTGATGAAGGAACTGCAGGAGGCGATCAGCCGCAGCCAGGCGCTGGAACCGTTCAAGGACCAGCTGCTGCTGGACCTGACCCCGGAAGGCCTGCGCATCCAGATCGTGGACAAGCAGAACCGGCCGATGTTCGACCTCGGCAGCGCCACCCTGAAGCCATACACGCAGCAGATCCTGCACGAACTGGCCGAGTACCTGAACCACGTGCCGAACCGGATCAGCCTGACCGGCCACACCGACATCACCGCCTATTCGGCCGCGCGCGGCTACGGCAACTGGGAACTGAGCGCCGACCGTGCCAATGCCGCGCGTCGCGCGCTGATCGATGGCGGCATGGACGACAGCAAGATCACCCGCGTGGTCGGCCTGTCTTCGTCGGTGCTGTTCGACAAGGCCGACCCGCAGAACCCGATCAACCGCCGCATCAGCATCGTGGTGATGACCAAGGCCGCCGAAGAGGCCGCGCTGGCCGGCGCCGGGCCGCAGGTGGGCCTGTCGGCAACCACCGTGGACCCGGACGTGCAGGCCGCGCAGGCGCCAGCAAAGTAA
- a CDS encoding DUF4031 domain-containing protein, with amino-acid sequence MSVYVDDAVHPWRGQRWAHLMADTLAELHAMAAQLGIPPRAFQNKASGAHYDVTAELRAQALALGAVAISRHVDRAQVKAVIANARAQYRP; translated from the coding sequence GTGTCGGTCTACGTCGATGACGCGGTGCATCCCTGGCGCGGTCAGCGCTGGGCGCACCTGATGGCCGACACCCTGGCCGAGCTGCACGCGATGGCGGCGCAGCTCGGCATTCCGCCACGGGCCTTCCAGAACAAGGCCAGCGGGGCGCACTACGATGTCACCGCCGAACTGCGCGCGCAGGCGCTCGCACTGGGTGCGGTGGCCATTTCCCGGCACGTGGATCGCGCGCAGGTGAAAGCGGTGATCGCCAATGCCAGGGCGCAGTACCGGCCGTAG
- a CDS encoding DUF3297 family protein — MSDTPPDHLAINPASPFHDAQALERGVGVRFNDVERDNVEEYSVSEGWIRVQAGKARDRRGNPMTIKVKGKVEAYFLEQKPE; from the coding sequence ATGAGCGATACCCCTCCCGACCACCTGGCGATCAACCCGGCCAGCCCCTTCCACGATGCGCAGGCCCTGGAGCGCGGCGTTGGCGTGCGCTTCAATGACGTCGAGCGCGACAACGTCGAGGAATACTCGGTCAGCGAAGGCTGGATCCGCGTGCAGGCCGGCAAGGCCCGCGACCGTCGCGGCAACCCGATGACCATCAAGGTCAAGGGCAAGGTCGAGGCGTATTTCCTGGAACAGAAGCCGGAATAA
- a CDS encoding Na+/H+ antiporter: MHTIEVVLAMLVAVVASGYLVRVLPFSLPLPLVQIGLGAVIAGVFNRGHALEPEVFFLLFLPPLLFLDGWRIPKQGLFRDKGAILELAFGLVVFTVIGAGLLIHWMIPVMPLAVCFALAAIVSPTDPVAVGAIAAKAPIPKRLMHILEGESLLNDASGLVCFRFAVAAVMTGTFSLATASLTFLWVAVAGLAVGVAVTLGVSTFQRWLWRRFGEEPGAAMLVNLLIPFAAYLLAEEIHASGILAAVAAGIAMSYVELTGRVSGSMRVQRAGVWNMLQFSFNGIMFVLLGEQLPGIVERATTTMNESGHQSAWWLLVYVLVINATLIALRLLWVWLSLRWNLLRARRRGLEHGEAPNWRIVVATSVAGVRGAITLAGVLTLPLFLPDGSPFPARDLVIFLAAAVILCSLVGASVALPQLLKGLQLPADSGERKEEDLARKLSSKAALAGVERMRQQLVLNQNTENVQLYNDAASRVSMLYQRHLDRDNPDVDPEKVNRMEVGYRQLRNAGLNAEREELFRLTRRGVVSDEIARRLIRNLDLLESRKRE; encoded by the coding sequence ATGCACACCATCGAAGTCGTCCTGGCGATGCTGGTGGCCGTTGTCGCCAGCGGTTACCTGGTTCGCGTCCTGCCATTCTCGTTGCCGCTGCCGCTGGTACAGATCGGCCTCGGTGCGGTGATTGCCGGGGTGTTCAACCGCGGCCACGCGCTGGAACCGGAAGTGTTCTTCCTGCTGTTCCTGCCGCCGCTGCTGTTCCTTGATGGCTGGCGCATTCCCAAGCAGGGCCTGTTCCGCGACAAGGGCGCGATCCTCGAACTGGCATTCGGGCTGGTGGTGTTCACCGTGATCGGTGCAGGCCTGCTGATCCACTGGATGATTCCGGTGATGCCGCTTGCGGTGTGCTTCGCGCTGGCCGCGATCGTGTCACCGACCGACCCGGTGGCCGTCGGTGCAATCGCCGCCAAGGCACCGATTCCCAAGCGCCTGATGCACATCCTGGAAGGCGAGTCGCTGCTCAACGATGCGTCCGGCCTGGTCTGCTTCCGCTTCGCGGTGGCGGCGGTGATGACCGGTACCTTCTCGTTGGCGACCGCGTCGCTGACGTTCCTGTGGGTGGCGGTGGCCGGCCTGGCCGTCGGCGTGGCGGTCACCCTGGGCGTGTCTACGTTCCAGCGCTGGCTGTGGCGCCGCTTCGGCGAAGAGCCCGGTGCGGCGATGCTGGTCAACCTGCTGATCCCGTTCGCGGCGTACCTGCTGGCAGAAGAGATCCACGCCTCGGGCATCCTGGCGGCGGTCGCTGCCGGCATCGCGATGAGCTACGTCGAGCTGACCGGCCGCGTGTCCGGCAGCATGCGCGTGCAGCGTGCCGGCGTCTGGAACATGCTGCAGTTCAGCTTCAACGGCATCATGTTCGTGTTGCTGGGCGAGCAGTTGCCGGGCATCGTCGAACGCGCCACCACCACCATGAACGAGAGCGGTCATCAGAGTGCGTGGTGGCTGCTGGTGTACGTGCTGGTGATCAACGCGACGCTGATCGCGCTGCGTCTGCTGTGGGTGTGGCTGTCGCTGCGCTGGAACCTGCTGCGCGCGCGCCGGCGCGGCCTGGAGCACGGCGAGGCACCGAACTGGCGCATCGTGGTGGCCACCTCGGTGGCCGGCGTACGTGGTGCGATCACCCTGGCGGGTGTGTTGACCCTGCCGCTGTTCCTGCCCGATGGCAGCCCGTTCCCGGCACGCGATCTGGTGATCTTCCTGGCTGCCGCAGTGATCCTGTGCTCGCTGGTTGGCGCCAGCGTGGCGCTGCCGCAGCTGTTGAAGGGCCTGCAGCTGCCGGCCGATTCGGGTGAGCGCAAGGAAGAGGATCTGGCCCGCAAGCTGTCCTCGAAGGCGGCGTTGGCGGGCGTGGAGCGCATGCGCCAGCAGCTGGTGCTGAACCAGAACACCGAGAACGTGCAGCTGTACAACGACGCCGCATCGCGGGTGAGCATGCTGTATCAGCGCCACCTGGACCGCGACAACCCCGACGTGGACCCGGAGAAGGTGAACCGGATGGAAGTCGGCTACCGCCAGCTGCGCAACGCCGGCCTCAACGCCGAACGCGAGGAACTGTTCCGGCTGACCCGTCGCGGGGTGGTGTCGGACGAGATCGCGCGGCGGCTGATCCGCAACCTGGACCTGCTGGAATCGCGCAAGCGCGAGTAA
- a CDS encoding alpha/beta fold hydrolase, with protein sequence MSPLLQPVLERPAQGPAQGLVVVLHGVGSNEQSLLPLASAIDPRLHVLLPRGPLVFGPQAFGWFTVRFDAQGPVIDPAQAETSRLLLGDWLAAQQQRLGLDARQTALAGFSQGGIMAASVALTQPQRVASFAILSGRILPEIAPSIPADVGHAGLDALVVHGYDDDKLPYTLAEAASRRLQALGVAHQLQGYPVGHALSPDMQRDTLAWLERRLLSRP encoded by the coding sequence ATGAGCCCGCTGCTGCAACCGGTGCTGGAACGTCCTGCGCAAGGACCGGCGCAGGGCCTGGTGGTGGTGCTGCACGGGGTGGGCAGCAATGAGCAGTCGCTGCTTCCGCTGGCCTCGGCCATCGACCCGCGGCTGCACGTGCTGCTGCCGCGCGGCCCATTGGTCTTCGGGCCACAGGCGTTCGGCTGGTTCACGGTGCGCTTCGACGCGCAGGGGCCAGTGATCGATCCGGCGCAGGCCGAGACCTCGCGCCTGCTGCTGGGGGATTGGCTGGCGGCCCAGCAACAGCGGCTGGGACTGGACGCCCGGCAGACCGCGCTGGCCGGCTTCAGCCAGGGCGGCATCATGGCCGCCAGCGTTGCCCTGACCCAGCCGCAGCGGGTGGCGTCCTTCGCGATCCTGAGCGGACGCATCCTGCCGGAGATCGCGCCGAGCATCCCGGCCGATGTGGGCCACGCCGGGCTGGACGCGCTGGTGGTGCACGGCTACGACGACGACAAGCTGCCCTACACCCTGGCCGAAGCCGCATCGCGGCGGTTGCAGGCGCTGGGCGTGGCTCATCAGCTGCAGGGCTACCCGGTCGGCCATGCGCTGTCGCCGGACATGCAGCGGGACACGCTGGCGTGGCTCGAGCGGCGCTTGCTGTCGCGGCCCTGA
- a CDS encoding class III extradiol ring-cleavage dioxygenase: protein MSRLPSLYISHGSPMTALHPGQVGVRLAELAHDLPTPRAIVIASAHWLARQPLVGSHPQPSTIHDFGGFPRELFELQYPAPGDAALAEDVAGRIAAAGLPVAIDPQRGLDHGAWVPLRLLHPQADIPVVPVSIQPMLGPQHQFALGRALAPLREQGVLLIGSGSITHNLHDWGNYQDGKEAPYVRPFIDWVEQRLAANDRDALFDYRRQAPFAERAHPTDEHLLPLYFAMGAAGEGGFGAKRIDAGIDAGFLAMDLYRFDGADRAQDAA from the coding sequence ATGTCCCGCCTGCCTTCGCTGTACATCTCCCACGGCTCGCCGATGACGGCCCTGCACCCGGGTCAGGTCGGCGTTCGCCTGGCCGAGCTGGCCCACGACCTACCGACGCCGCGTGCGATCGTCATCGCCTCGGCGCATTGGCTGGCCCGACAGCCGCTGGTCGGCAGCCATCCGCAGCCGTCGACCATTCACGATTTCGGTGGTTTCCCACGCGAACTGTTCGAGCTGCAGTACCCGGCCCCCGGTGATGCTGCGCTGGCCGAGGACGTGGCGGGCCGCATCGCCGCCGCCGGCCTGCCGGTGGCAATCGACCCGCAGCGTGGCCTCGACCATGGCGCGTGGGTGCCGCTGCGCCTGCTGCACCCGCAGGCCGACATCCCGGTGGTGCCGGTGTCGATCCAGCCGATGCTGGGCCCGCAGCATCAGTTCGCGCTGGGTCGTGCACTGGCGCCGCTGCGCGAACAGGGCGTGCTGCTGATCGGCTCAGGCAGCATCACCCACAACCTGCACGACTGGGGCAACTACCAGGACGGCAAGGAAGCGCCCTACGTGCGGCCTTTCATCGACTGGGTGGAGCAGCGGCTGGCCGCCAATGACCGCGATGCCCTGTTCGATTACCGTCGACAGGCGCCGTTTGCGGAGCGTGCGCACCCTACCGATGAGCATCTGCTGCCGCTGTACTTCGCGATGGGTGCAGCGGGCGAGGGCGGCTTTGGTGCCAAGCGCATCGATGCCGGTATCGATGCCGGCTTCCTGGCGATGGATCTGTACCGCTTTGACGGCGCCGACCGCGCCCAGGACGCGGCATGA
- a CDS encoding DoxX family protein, whose protein sequence is MNATHAPLSPLAPYAATLLRLALGVLFLVHALTKLLVFTPAGTAAFFESLGLPGVLGYLTIAVELAISAALLLGIYARWIGLLGVPLLLGTIVTVHGANGFSFANAGGGWEYPAFWALALIVLFLLGDGRWTLRSR, encoded by the coding sequence ATGAACGCTACCCATGCTCCCCTGTCCCCCCTCGCCCCGTATGCCGCGACCCTGCTGCGGCTGGCCCTGGGCGTGTTGTTCCTGGTCCACGCGCTGACCAAGCTGCTGGTGTTCACCCCGGCCGGTACCGCGGCCTTCTTCGAGTCGCTGGGCCTGCCCGGCGTCCTGGGCTACCTCACCATCGCCGTTGAACTGGCGATTTCCGCAGCGCTGCTGCTCGGCATCTACGCGCGCTGGATCGGCCTGCTTGGCGTGCCACTGCTGCTGGGCACCATCGTGACGGTGCACGGCGCCAACGGTTTCAGCTTCGCCAACGCGGGCGGTGGCTGGGAATACCCGGCGTTCTGGGCGCTGGCCCTGATCGTGCTGTTCCTGCTGGGCGATGGTCGCTGGACCCTGCGTTCGCGCTGA